CGGCTTCGATATCGGGTCCGTACGGAGCACTGTGAGGCTCGGACAGCACAGCCTGGTCTGGGGTGAAAGCCTGTTCTTCGGAAACAACGCCATCGCGGGCGGCATGAACCCTGTCGACGTAACCAAGCTCATCTCCGTCCCGAATACGCAGTTCAAGGAGGCGATTCGTCCGGTCCCGCAGGTATCGGCTCAGTTCCAGATCACGCCGTCCTTCTCGGTCGGCGCTTACTACCAGTTCAAGTGGCGCCCCAATCGTCTCCCGGCAGCCGGAAGCTACTTTTCGGGAGTGGATACCAATCCCGAAGGTGCCGAGCGACTTCTCCTCGCAGGGCCGGGCAGCCCCTTCGCGGCAAATGCCCCGCGCCTCGATGACCAGCGCGCACGCAACAGTGGCCAAGGTGGCATCCAGCTGCGGCTGCGGTCCGACGAAACAGACTATGGCCTGTACCTGATCCGCTTCCATGAAAAGACCTTCCAGCAAGTCATTTCCGTTGGCATGGCGCCCAGCAGCTTCGGCGGCGTCATCCCGGGTCCGGTCAGTTATCGGCTGGTGTATCCGCAGGGCATCACGGCGCTCGGCGCGAGCGCTTCACGCACCTTCGGAGATGTCAACCTGGCTGTCGAAGGGTCGATCCGCCACAACCAGGATCTCGCGAGCAGCAGCGGTGCCGTGAACAAGTCCTTCTTTGGCGGGCCGGCGAACAACAACAGTGACAACCCGGCCTATGCGGTCGGGAAAACGGCGCATGTCAACTTCAATGTGCTGTGGACCGTCCCACGCACGTCGCTCTTCAACGAGGCGACGTTCCTGGGAGAGATCGCCTGGAACCGTGTCCTGTCGGTCAGCAAGAACCCTGACGCGATCGATGCCAACTCCACCCGCGACGCCGTCGCGCTACGCATGCAATTCGAGCCTGTGTACCGGCAGGTCGTATCCGGACTGGATATCGGCGTTCCCATCGGCATCGGCTATAGCCCCAAGGGCTCTCGCTCGCGCGCGCTGGGTATCGCCATGCCGCCGGAGAACGGTGGCGACCTCACTGTAGGTCTGAACGGCACATACCTCGGGGTGTGGAAGTTCAGCCTTGCCTACACGCGGTTCTTCGGCCCGAAGGGCACGTTGCTGGACGCGAAGAACAACTTCTCCTATCGCCAGTTCCTGCACGGGCGAGATTTCGCCGCTCTCTCGGTGAGTCGGACCTTCTGACATCTTCCACAAGGATATTTCCATGACATTGACCACGATCAAACGGAGCGCTGCCATTCTCGCCGTGCTCTCCTTCGTCGGGGCGGCCCAGGCCGGCGTGAGCGCCGCCGAGGCTGCCAAGCTCAAAGGCGAGCTGACTCCCTTGGGAGCCGAGCGAGCCGGCAACCGCGACGGCGCCATCCCGGCATGGACCGGCGGCCTCACGGCAGCGACACCGGATTTCCGCAACGGCGGCCGCAGGACTGATCCTTTTGCATCCGAGAAGGCGACGTTGCAAATCACGGCCAAAAACATGGATCAGTTTGCCGACAAGCTGACGGAGGGCACAAAGGTCATGCTGCGAAAGTATCCTGATACTTTTCGGGTGGACGTGTACCCCACGCACCGCACTGCCGCGGCTCCGCAATGGGTGTACGACAACACCTTCCAGAATGCGACACGTGCCACTGTCCAGGAAGCATCCGCCGGCCCGGTAACCAAGGGCGCTTATGGAGGCATCCCGTTCCCGATTCCGAAGACCGGGGCCGAAGTGATGTTGAACACCCAGGTCCGTTGGCGCGGTGCGGCGTGGAATCAGCAAAGCAGTGGCTACCAGGTGACTGCGGATGGCCGTCCGGTTCTGGTGCACACGGTGAATGTCGATAACGTCGCACCCTATTACTACCGCGAAGGTTCGGCGGAGAACTTCGATGGCGCCTACTGGATGGTGCGAGTTGCCACTTCGGCCCCGGCCCTGCGGGCTGGGGAAGCGATCCTCGGGCACCTTCTCGTCGATGAGAGCAAGACCGCGACCTGGGTCTACCTGACGGGACAGCGACGTGTCCGCAAGCTGCCCAACTCATGTTGCGATACGCCACATCCCACGTCGGCGGGCATCGTGACATTCGATGAGATCGAGACCTTTGCGACCCGGCTGGATCGCTTCGATTGGAAGTTGGTGGGCAAGAAGGAGATGTATATCCCATACAACTCGAACCGGCTTCTCGTGCCAACGAAGGACACCGATGTGCTGGGTCCGCACCATCTTCAGCCTGAGCATGTCCGCTGGGAACTGCACCGCGTCTGGGTAGTGGAGGCCGAGCTGAAGCCAGGCCAGCGCCACACTTCCACGAAGAGCCGCTACTACATCGATGAGGACAGCTGGTGGCCGGTTCTCGCCGACCGCTGGGACGCAAACGGACAACTTTGGCGCATGCCTTTTTCCATTCCCGTTGTGATGCCCGATATTCCTGCGGTCGTAGGCACCGCCTGGGGCACCTATGACCTGCTGTCGGGAACTTATTTCATCGCTGAAGTGATGAATTCCTCCAAGGAGCAATACCGCATCCTGCCCCAGCCCTTGCCGGAGAAACATTTCTCTCCTGACGCCTTGGCAGGGGACAGCGTGCGTTAGGTTCCAGCGACAGCTCGCATCAGAAGCGGCGTCACTGGCCTGGCGAGGGCTCGGCGCCCTTAATTCACCGCAGGCAGCTCGACCGTGAACTCCGCGCCGCCTTCCGGGTGATTGCGAACGTGGCTGACGACTCCAGACCCTCCTTTCGAGCATGGGGAGCGTCCTCGTTCTCCGCCGCGCCGTCGTGCCTCGCGAGACCAACGCCATGACGTTCCAGGCGATCGCCTTCGATCTGGATGGGACGCTGGTGGACAGCGCCGGCGGCGTTGCGCTGGCACTCAACACGGCGCTGCACGAAGCCGATCTGCCTTGATTCGATCTGCCTTGATTCGATCTGCAGCGAATGCGCAGTTCGATCGGCGATGGGCCCGATGTACTCATCGACGGGCGTTGCGCGTGATTGACTTGGAGGACATCGACACAGCATGGTGGTCGGCTCGCGTGCGCCGGTCAAAACTGATGACAGCGCGCTGTGGGAATGGAAGGACGCTGCCCATCCCGGTCTGCAGGCAAGGGCTTGGATCGCGCGCGAGCATGACCGCTCGGTAGGACTGGCAGTTCATGCCGTCAGCTGTCTCGCGGGCATCCCATGATCGCGCGAAGGATCGAACTACTGCCACTTCGCGCGGTGAATTACCCGCTCCCGCTGCCGGCCGGATTCGTCTCGATACATCGCAATCAATGTTGCCGCCAAGGTGCGGCCAGCAGCACCCGCTACGGTCTGAACGTTCTGTCAGGAAGAATGCTTGCTGTTAATTTAGAATTGTCCTAGACTTCGCGCCATCGACACACGAGAGACATGGCATGAAGCGATACCAGCTGTTCATCAACAACGAATGGATCAACCCGGCCTCCGGTGCCTGGTTCGAATCGACCGAGCCCTACTCTGGAAAATCTTGGGCCGAGGTCCCGAGGGGAGGGGTGGCGGATGTCGAACTCGCGGTGCGCGCTGCGCATGACGCGCTTGAAGCACCCGCTTGGCGCGACCTGACAGCCACGCAGCGCGGCGCCTTGCTGCGCAAGCTTGCCGATCTGGTGAGCCTGAACATCAACGTTCTTGCAGAAACCGAGCAGCGCGACAACGGCAAGCTCATCGCAGAGGTCAGCGGGCAAGTCCAGAACGTTGCGCAGTGGTTCCACTACTACGCGGGCCTGGCAGACAAGGTCCAAGGCGCGGTGGTGCCGATCAACAAGACCGGCGTCTTCAACTACGTCAAGCACGAACCCCTGGGCGTGGTTGCGGCGATCACTCCTTGGAACTCTCCGCTTGCCCTGACCGTGTGGAAGATCGCCCCGGCCCTTGCGGCGGGCAACACCATGGTGATCAAGCCTTCGGAATACACGTCGAGCTCGCTGTTGGAACTGGCTGCCTTGGTCAAATTGGCGGGTTTCCCGCCAGGCGTCTTCAACGTGATCACCGGCTTCGGCGCTGAAGTCGGAGAGCCGCTCGTGAGCCACCCCCTGGTGGCCAAGGTGGCCTTCACCGGCGGCGACGCCGCCGGCCAGAAGATCAATGAGATTGCCGCGAAGGATTTCAAGAAAGTCACGCTCGAACTCGGGGGCAAGTCCGCCAATATCGTGTTCGACGACGCGGACCTGGACCAGGCCGTGATGGGCGCGGTGGCCGGCATCTTCGGTGCGGCCGGGCAGACCTGCATGGCCGGCTCGCGGCTGCTGGTGCAGCGCGGCATTCACGACCGCTTCGTTGCGATGCTCATCGATGTCGCCAGCAAAGCCATCGTGGGAGATCCGGCAAAGATGGAAACGCAGGTCGGGCCCATCGCTACAAAGGCGCAGTTCCAGAAGATCCTTGGCTACATCGAGATCGCCAAGGACGGCGGCGCCAAGTGCGTGCTCGGCGGCCATGCGCTCTCCGGCGAAGGCTATGGACAAGGCCAGTTCGTGGCGCCCACCATCTTCACGGGCGTCACCAACGACATGCGCATTGCACAGGAAGAAGTCTTCGGGCCCGTGCTTTCGGTGATTCCTTTCGACGACGAGGCCGACGCGCTGCGCATCGCCAACGACACGCAGTTCGGTCTCGCGGCCGGCGTATGGACGCAGAGCCTGCACCGTGCGTTCCATATGTCGGACCGGTTGAAGGCCGGCACGGTGTGGGTCAACAACTACCGCGCCACCAGTTTCACCACGCCCTTCGGAGGCTACAAGCGCAGCGGCATCGGGCGTGAGGGCGGTGTCGACGCGATCAAGGAGTACCTGCAAAGCAAGAGCGTCTGGATCACCACGCAACCGTCACGCACGAACGCGTTCGTGCTCGGCTGACCCCAACCCGGCGCCTGCGCGCCACCCCCGGAGACAACATGAATTCAAAGATGGAATCCGATCTGCTGATCGTCGGCTGCGGCGTCGCGGGCCTCTCGGCCGCGGTCACTGCCCTGGAAGCGGGCCTCACGGTCATCAACCTCGAGCGCTCGGAGGAAGAGCACTTCGGCGGCAACTCGCGCTGGACCGAAGCCTACATGCGCATGAAGAACGATTCGGAAGTCTCGGACGACTTCGAAGAGCATTTCGCCCATAACGCAGGCTGGAACATCGATCCCAACGTGCTCGTCGCACTGACGGACGAGGCGGCGCTTCAGCCGGCATTCGCAAAGGCGCATTCGCTGCCCGACCCGGAAGTGATCTCGGCCTTTGCACAGTCGGTGCCATCGACGCTGGCATGGCTGAAAGGATTGGGAATGAAGTTCGGCCCCCAGCCGATCTATCTGTTGACCCAGAACACCACGCGCATCGCTGCCATGGGCGGAGGATTGGCGCTGATTGAAACCTTGCGCGCGAAGGCACTCGCGCTGGGTGGCGAGATTCGCTATCGGACCACTGCGATCGACCTGGTGCGTGGGGAGGAGGGTGCAGTGAACGGCGTCGTCACGATCCGCCCAGAAGGCGTGCGCGAGGTGCTGCGCGCCAAGAGGGTGCTGCTCGCCAGTGGCGGCTTCCAGGGCAACCCCGAGATGATGACCCGTTACGTAGGCCTTCGCAGCAAGCACATCCGCCCTGTGGCCATCGGCGGCTATTACAACAAGGGCGAAGGCATTCGCATGGCGCTGGATGCCGGCGCGGCGCCCGCCGGCGAGTACGGTTCGTACCACGCAGAGCCGGTGGACCCACGCTCGAAGATGGCCGAAGCGGTGGTCTTCATCTATCCCTACGGCATTCTGGTCGACAAGCACGGACACCGTTTCACAGATGAGGCCCCTGGCACGGTCGACGCGCACTACGACAACATCTCGCGCTGCATTGCCGATCAACCCGACGGCATCAGCTACGTGATCTTCGATGCGAAGGTCGAGGACATCCCGCGCTGGCGAACCAGCATCCGTTCCGATCAGCCCTCCATCAGCGCTCCCACGCTGGAGGCACTGGCCGCCCAGATCGGCGTGCCCGCGGACAACCTCGCGCGCACCGTGCACGAGTTCAATGCGGCCTGCCCGAAAGGCGAGGGCGACTTCGATCCGCTGCACGTCGACCAGCGCGCCACCACTGGTCTGGCGGTGCGCAAGAGCCACTGGTCGCGGCCGATCGACAAGGGTCCGTTCCAGGCCTACCCGATCATTTCCACCAACTGCTTCACCTTCGGCGGCCTCAAGGTCAACAGCGACGCGCAGGTGCTCGACCAGGACGGCCGGGTCATCGCGGGGCTGTATGCCGCAGGCGAAACCATGGGCATCTATCACCAGGTCTACACAGGCTCGACCTCGGTGCTGCGCGGGTTGGTCTTCGGTCGCCGCGCGGGCCAGCATGCCGCGGCCACGCAGCCGGCCTGAGCCGCGCAGCGGCACGCACATTCCTTACAGAAAAGCTTAACGGAGACAAACCATGGACCGTCGTTCCTTCCTCACCGTCGCTGGCAGCGCCGCGACCGGCTCTTTGATGCTTCCGCGCTTTGCCATTGCCCAGGCCAGGCCTTTCAGCTACTACAGCGTCAACGCCTTCTCGGGCAACTTCGCCACCAGCGGCAAGTACAGCGATCTTGGGGTACGCGCAGCTGTCACGGCCTTCGGCAACGGGCTGGGCCGGTCCATCGAGTACCGCAAGATCGACAGCGAAGGCAACCCCGCCATCGCGGTACGCAAGGTGCAGCAGGCCATCGACCAGGACAAGGCGCGCCACTTCGGCGGCGCCGCGCTGTCGAACGAGGCCCTGGCCATCATGAAGGAAATCGACAAGAGCAAGGGCGTCTACATCACCTATGTCGGTGCCGACGAAGTCACCGGCAAGGACTGCAACCGCTCCACCTTCCGCTGGGGCCTGCCAACCTATGGTGCAGTCAACACGGTGATGCGGCCCCTGATCCAGCAGAACCCCAAGTGGAAGAAGGTCTACACCATCACCGGCCAATACGTGTTCGGCGAAGCGCTGCTGCGCAACGCGAAGGCAGTGATGCAGGAAACGAAGCTGGAACACGTGGGCAACAGCTACCACTCGCTGGCCGAGAAGGAGTTCTCGGGCTACCTCGGCAACGCCATGGGGTCCGGCGCCGACGTGCTGGTGGTGTTGAACTTCGGCGCCAACACGCTCGACCTGCTGCGCCAGGCCGCGACCTTTGGCCTCAAGCAGCGCATGGCGGTGGTGGTCGTGTGGTTCTCGGGACTCGACACCTTCCAGGCACTCGGCGCCGACGTGACCGACGGCATGTACTTCGGACTGCAGTACTGGCATACGCTGGACACCCCGGCCAACAAGGACTTCGTGCGCCTCTACAAGGGTGAGTTCAAGGAGAACCCGCGTTTCTACTCGGCCGCCGACTACCAGGTCGCCACGCTGATGTTCGACGCCGCCAAGCGGGCCGGCAGCGACGAGCCTGCCGCGATCGTGAAGGCGCTGGAAGGCCACAGCTACCAAGGCCTCACCGGCGACGAGCAGATCCGCCCCTTCGACCACCAGGTGTCCAAGAACTACCTGCTGGTGCGCGGCAAGAAGAAAGCGACGATGAAGGACGCGGACGACTACGCCGACATCCTGTCCTCGTCGCGGGCGCTGGTTCCCCAAGGCGAATCGGATTGCAAGCTGGCGTGAGATAACCATGAATATCTACCTGTTCCAGGCGCTCAATGGGCTCGGGGTCGGCATGGTCTACTTCCTGCTGTCCGTAGGCCTGAGCATCATCTTCGGGCTGCTCGGCTTCGTGAACTTCGCGCATGGTGCGCTGTTCCTCATCGGGGCCTACACCGCGATGTTCGTGACTGCACAGACCGGCAGCTTCCTGCTCGGGCTTGCCGCCTCGTTCGCAGCTGTGGCCGTCATCGGCGTGGTGGCCGAGCGCTGGCTGCTGCGGCGCACCTATCGCATGCCGCACGAGTCGCAGATCCTCATCACCGTCGGCCTGACATTCATCCTGACCGAGGGCGTGGTGACGATCTTCGGGCCCGAGTCGCGGCAGGTGCCTATGCCCGACATGCTCGCCGGCGTGTTCATGCTCGGTGCCTATCCGGTCCCGGTCTACCGCGTCTTCATCTCCGGGGTCTGTGCAGTGGTGGGGCTTGGGCTGTGGTTTCTCTTCGAGCGCACGCTGTTCGGCGCTCGGGTTCGCGCGGGCAACGAATCGTCCGAGATGCTCAACCTTCTCGGCATCAGGGTCAGCACGGTCTATGCCCTGACCTTTGCGCTGGGAACCGGACTGGCGGGTCTGGCGGGCGGCCTTGCCGCACCGCTGCGGGGTGCCGATCCCTCGATGGGCGCGGAGGCGATCGTGATCGCTTTCGTCGTGGTGGTCCTCGGCGGCATCGGCAGCTTCAGCGGGCCTTTGGTGGGCGGTCTGATTATCGGCGTCACGCAAAGCATGATGAGCGCGATATGGCCCGAGGGCGCGCGTCTGGCCATCTTCATCGTCATGGCGGGCATCCTCCTCGTCATGCCCAGGGGGTTGTTCGGCCGTGCTTGAAAAGATCAAACATTCTTCCGGGCTGTTCTGCCTGGCTCTGGCGTTCTTTGCGTTGGCCATGCCGGTGGTGATGGGCTCGACAGCCACGGCCGGCGTGGTGCTGGTGTTTGCGATTGCGGCGGCCGCCTGCAACCTGTTGCTGGGTTACGCCGGCCTCCTGAGCTTCGCCCAGGGCAGCTTCTTCGGCGTGGGCTCCTATGCCGTCGGCATCGTGCTGAAGGCGGCACCGGGCGCGGGTATGGCGGCGCTGCTCGTGTGCGTCATGGCCGGGATGGTCGTGGCATTGGCCATCGGCATGCTGAGCATCCGCCAGCGAGGCATCTATTTCGTGATGATCACGCTCGCAATGGCGCAGCTCGCCTACTTTGCCGCGCTTTCGTTCCCGCAGCTCACCGGCGGCGAGAACGGATTGCTCGACATTCCGCGCCCCGCCACGGGCCTTGAGGGCATCGTCGGCGAAGGCGCTGGTCAGTACGTGTTGATCGCCGCGGTTTTCGTCCTTGCGACTGCGTTCTTGCGTCTCGTGGTGCGTTCGCCTTTCGGCCGCGCGCTCGACGCGGTGCGCGAGAACGAGGTGCGCGCGCAGACCGCCGGCTACGACGTCCAGAAGCTCAAGCTGCTGGCTTTCTGCCTTTCAGGGGGCATCACCGCGCTGGCCGGTGCGCTCTATGCGCTGCAGCTGCGCTCTGCGCCCCTGTCCAACATCGACCTCATGACGTCCGAGACCATTCTCATCATGGCAATCCTCGGCGGGCGCCGATCGCTTCTTGGCGCGGCCTTCGGCGCGCTCGCCATGACCTTGATGGCCGAGCAGCTGTCCCAGTGGTGGCCGCGCTGGCAGATGATCGTCGGCTTTGTGTTGATTGCCGTAGTGCTGTTCGCGCCCCGCGGACTCGGCGGTGCCTGGGCGCATTGGCGGGACCGCCGCAGCGCGCCGGCAGGAGATCACGCATGACCACAGCAGGCAACCCCTTCCTCAGTGCGCGCGGGCTTGGGCTCGACTACGGACGCTTCACCGCGGTTGGCGAGGTCGATATCGAACTGGGCACGACCGGCCTGCACTCGCTGATCGGTCCGAACGGCGCAGGCAAGACATCCTTCTTCAACATCGTGAGCGGCCGCCTGCCGGCCAGCCGCGGCAGCTTGATCTTCGAGGGAAGAGACATCACGCGCTCCGGCGCGCATCGGCGAGCCCGGCTCGGCATGGCGCGAAGCTTCCAGGTGACAAGCCTGTTCGGCGAAAGCAGCGTGCTGCACAACCTGCAGATGGCGGCAATGGGCGCCGCCCCGTCGCGCTCCTATAGGTTCTGGAGCAACTGGGCGCGCGAGACGCAAAGGCTCGACGTCGCCACGGAGGTCTTGCGCGAACTGGAGCTGACCCGCCATGCCGCGACGCCGGTCGCTTCACTCGCGCACGGGGTCCAGCGCGTGGTGGAGATCGGCATGTGCCTTGCGGCCCGGCCGCGCCTGCTGTTGCTGGACGAGCCGCTGGCCGGCCTCGGCCTTGCGGACGTGCCTCGCATCACCGAACTGTTGCAGCGGCTCAAGGCCCGCTACGCGGTGCTGCTGGTCGAGCACAACATGCGCGTGGTCATGGGGATCAGCGATCGCATCACCGTCATGTTCCAGGGCAACGTCATCGCGGAAGGTGCCCCGGCAGCCATCCGCGAGAACGCCCAGGTGCGGCGGGTCTACTTGGGGAGCCAATCATGAGCGAGGCCGTTTTGGTGCTGGAGAACGTGAATGCGTCCTACGGCAAGAGCCATGTGCTGCATGGTGTGTCGATGCACGTGAACGCGGGCGAGATCGTGAGCGTGCTCGGGCGCAACGGCATGGGCAAGACGACGACGATGCGCACGGTCGTCGGGTTGCTGCGCGCGCATGGCGGCTCGGTGCGCTTCGAAGGCGTCGACCTCGTGGGCATGGCGGTCGACGACATCGCGCGCCGCGGCATCTCGCTGGTGCCCGCACATCGCGGCATCTTCACCTTGCTGTCGGTGCAGGAGAACCTGCAGATCGCCCAGAGAAAGCACGCGCCATGGACGCTGGAGCGCGTCTATGACGAGTTTCCGCGTCTGCGTGAGCGTCGCCGCAACCTCGGCGGTGCGCTTTCCGGCGGCGAGCAGCAGATGCTCGCCATCGCGCGGGCGCTGGTGCAAGGGCCCAGGCTGCTGCTGCTCGACGAACCGACGGAAGGCCTCGCACCCGTGATCGTGGACGAGCTCACGGAGCTGATTCGCGGCGTCGGCGCATCGGGCATCCCGATCGTGCTGGTGGAGCAGAGCTTTGCGGTCTGCCGCACGCTCGCCCGGCGACACTATATCCTCGAGGAGGGTGTCGTCGTCTACGAGGGCCGCACGGAAGACCTCGATGCCGAAGCCTCGGTGCTCGAACGCTTCCTGGGTCTGGACGTGGACGCGCATTGAGGGTGGTCAACGTGCGTGTGGTGTCCAGGAGGGTCGCGCTAAACTCGATTGATCTTCTTCTGAATGGCATTCGATGGCTGATGATTCCGGGGTGAGCGCGGTGGAACGCGCGTTGAGCCTGCTCGACGCTTTCAACGAACTGGACTATGCGTTGACGCTCGCCGATCTTGCGCGGCGCACGGGCCTCTACAAGAGCACGATCCTGCGGCTGGCCGAATCCTTGCAGCGCATGGGCTATCTCAAGCGCCTGGCCGACGGCTCTTTTCAGTTGGGTGCCGCGCCGCTGCGGCTCGGCGCGATCTACCAGCGGCAGTGCCGCACTTCGGAGCACGTCCCCGAGGTCCTGCGCGAAGTGGTCGAGGCCACCTACGAGTGCGCATCGTTCTATATCCAGGACGGCGAACATGCGGTCTGCCTTCATCGAGTCGACTCGGCCCGCATGATTCGCGATGCCATCCGCGAAGGCGATCGCCTCCCGATCGACAAGGGCGCCGCTCCGCAGGTGCTTTTGGCCTTTGGTGAAAAAAAGACCGGAAAGAAGTACGACCGTATCCGCGCCCAGATGTCCTGTGCCTCGTTCGGCGAGTACGACCCGGAGATCGCGGCCTTGTCGGTGCCGGTGCTGAGCGTGAATCGACAGCTCGTGGGCGCGCTCACGATCTCGGGTCCGCGCTATCGTTTCGAGAACGTCGATCAGGCGCCGATGTTGCAGGCGCTTTTCGCCGGCGCACGCAAGCTGACCGATCTTTTCGGTGGCGACGCCAAGTGGTTCGATACCGCGTCATAACAGTGCAGCGATGCGCGTCCGCGTAGGCCGGCGGGGTCTCGGGGCGCTACGTTAGCGTGCAGCAGTCGGTCGTGAGCCGGCACATCACACGGCTGGAACAAAGCCCCCGGCGCCCTCACTTCACGGCAGGCAGCTCGACCGTGAACTCCGCGCCGCCTTCCGGGTGATTGCGAACGCTCAAGGTTCCGCCGTGCTGCTCGATGATCCCGTAGCTGATGGACAGGCCGAGGCCGGTGCCTTTGCCGACCGGCTTCGTGGTGAAGAACGGATCGAAGATCCGGGAGAGCAGCTCGGGTGCGATGCCC
The Variovorax sp. OAS795 genome window above contains:
- a CDS encoding IclR family transcriptional regulator, which produces MADDSGVSAVERALSLLDAFNELDYALTLADLARRTGLYKSTILRLAESLQRMGYLKRLADGSFQLGAAPLRLGAIYQRQCRTSEHVPEVLREVVEATYECASFYIQDGEHAVCLHRVDSARMIRDAIREGDRLPIDKGAAPQVLLAFGEKKTGKKYDRIRAQMSCASFGEYDPEIAALSVPVLSVNRQLVGALTISGPRYRFENVDQAPMLQALFAGARKLTDLFGGDAKWFDTAS